From the Quercus lobata isolate SW786 chromosome 6, ValleyOak3.0 Primary Assembly, whole genome shotgun sequence genome, one window contains:
- the LOC115993998 gene encoding glutathione transferase GST 23-like translates to MAKQEVKLLSFWASPFAWRVEWALKLKGVDYEYIEEDIFNKSSLLLELNPVHKLVPVLIHDGKVILESFIILEYIDETWKQNPLLPQHPYEIAQARFWAKFAEEKLLYATWTAMCSLGEKKENSRKLAIEAVEKIEEVIKGKKFFGGESIGYLDIALGWIAHWLPIWEEVGSMQIVDPAKFPAIIAWMKNFLNHGLIKHNLPPKDRMLVYFHERSKTLSAVQQG, encoded by the exons ATGGCGAAGCAGGAGGTGAAACTTTTGTCATTTTGGGCTAGCCCATTTGCCTGGAGGGTTGAATGGGCTCTAAAGCTGAAGGGTGTTGATTATGAGTACATTGAAGAAGATATCTTCAACAAGAGCTCTCTTCTTTTGGAGCTGAACCCAGTTCATAAATTGGTTCCAGTCTTGATTCATGACGGGAAAGTCATCCTTGAATCGTTCATCATTCTTGAATACATCGATGAGACCTGGAAACAAAATCCACTGCTGCCTCAACATCCTTATGAAATAGCCCAAGCACGATTTTGGGCTAAATTCGCAGAAGAGAAG CTTTTGTATGCGACATGGACTGCTATGTGCTCCctaggagagaaaaaagagaattcACGAAAATTAGCCATAGAGGCTGTGGAAAAGATAGAGGAAGtgataaaagggaaaaagtTTTTTGGAGGGGAAAGCATTGGGTATTTGGACATTGCACTGGGATGGATCGCTCACTGGCTGCCTATTTGGGAGGAAGTTGGGTCGATGCAGATTGTGGATCCTGCAAAATTTCCTGCCATCATTGCATGGATGAAGAATTTTCTGAATCACGGACTGATCAAACACAATTTACCACCTAAGGACAGAATGCTTGTTTATTTTCATGAGCGTAGCAAAACCTTGTCGGCTGTCCAGCAGGGGTGA